The Drosophila biarmipes strain raj3 chromosome 2L, RU_DBia_V1.1, whole genome shotgun sequence genome has a window encoding:
- the LOC108032643 gene encoding uncharacterized protein LOC108032643 isoform X1, translating to MNRLLLQCLVTTILVYKVISVPTSTMSTSIQTTSEIPQQDDDDDDWEEDDDSLESDDDGRVYKNPRNSPSTECPRDEEQATLLGQKCLRKCSSDEDCKSKKKKCLCDGVCGNSCIKPDRECPELAQPSLGQVTVAGRHFGARASYACPHGYHVVGLQSRLCQADGNWAGAEPACKQNIYCLKPPQIEHARNSALPEQETFDLDSTVQYHCHTGYVTNGFPRAKCLAIDNLASWYGPDIQCEPRSCGQPPDPAYGWHAGECYTYGCKITYNCGTGYELVGKHERYCQSDGSWTPKELPTCVLVTSVVCPTPENPKNGKATYTTLAYNSVVSYECRYGYTLMGESSSRCGADRKWSGMLPTCKEINCGHPGVLYNGWIENIEAGTGLGASIIFRCQPEMMINGLGSSVCQIDGRWRNALPECLAPCVVPTISQGNVYPIEITTDENGTTIIHPPTTTTQSPTQTQSIGIGGVEKVKHGTALEVKCDENYEFPVSLLSPPTCNNGTWSIIPRCVPARCKSMPRPPKHGMVMAPKTEHGMKARFKCKDGFKLVSPEGKDVTDPHDYVLTCSFGNWTGETPKCDEVFCSFPGYIPNGKVLLVGNMGLYDYRPYVKKIVNNKQIMYDCDKGYVLEVGPPGATCVGGKWRPLDLPQCLLGQHPRLRWNRRRRRSLEIRQLRSMYLLRRQRDLQRQLIENEKYIKAVTNTVQPTAHRVKRNASPHPNPQPYPSDVDLAFSKYYQKIKERYQRYVRKMLGRDRIYQKLHAQNTVSRVGNNLNAHHDGGQVMMRGKSNFREFENGNNYLGGGTGGGVGAGVVALPNINQASRNQVTHLNRTPKEELLSNGSPPVASRSFHVNATRSYMDQLKSQIVRRRRKRSSSIGQAPPPSGATLTDAEVDISDGGEAGGKGGGGKRLRGPCEDLDWDSFGNVTILRPGKVPGKNAVGIMLHLECNAGFKLNIKGDNVTARCIRGIWKPETPKCLSAPCLVPAVEHGQYFKVEPHTKQLSDKPSLTPLSTYEEIQSNEFITLECEDGFNIQGSAQLRCAHGSWSVNAFSECTSVPCTLPNIPGVIYDGGYRAGLTIGHGSSVSVRCELSTNANPIEMSCHKGILTPPSIPCESGLRKSREELEHATPTPHPKVEHNELDNDNDHHDNSTDEHDDMKMCGPPMLTDGALVYKNADHPELDGAYESGTEIFFNCIPNAAGDRQTWRIICDNGLWIGRSYNCENGTCVFRNNEANVVSFYNDLEIREDVVDFPPGATIISRCMDIGKFSMTGSHERTCIHSEWTNTKPVCSGLNQENDYAMEKAPTILFRHQNGPIAQSNDGKLIVYPGTTLHMECLWMRRFGNPKWNVSHTHKNYTEGWVTEADEGRDSTLEYRLSIVDAASDDSGFYSCMTPARHEHTVEVVVRAINCPEIPMRRGLIVNTNDTKLSTRALLSCANGNSLIGASELFCLPSGNWSAPLPVCESVECGDIPLGMGSNASSPRVSVLSREVGGRAAFSCSSGYGLRGPSEAICNPTGEWSAPLPTCVEVQCDNPGAPQNGYAQGSAPYRAGDVVQFNCNPEYMMQGQPIIACQDNGRWSGGLPKCVQACSYPGTVISGRMSSVKFYYAIGESITFTCDAGLDLRGSKVLKCLKNGKWSSAIPTCVTNDGPAGGGGGGGGGGAGGSGSVGSNKHLASSMG from the exons ATGAAtcgcctgctgctgcagtgTCTGGTGACCACCATTCTGGTCTACAAAG TGATTTCGGTGCCCACCAGCACGATGAGCACCAGCATCCAGACCACCTCGGAGATTCCGCAgcaggacgacgacgacgacgactggGAGGAGGATGACGACTCCCTGGAGTCGGATGACGATGGACGGGTCTACAAGAACCCCCGCAACTCGCCCTCCACGGAGTGCCCCCGGGATGAGGAGCAGGCCACCCTGCTTGGCCAGAAGTGCCTGCGGAAATGCTCCTCCGACGAGGACTGCAAGAGCAAGAAGAAGAAGTGCTTGTGCGACGGCGTCTGCGGCAATTCCTGCATTAAACCAG aTCGCGAATGCCCTGAGCTCGCTCAGCCCAGTTTGGGCCAGGTCACAGTGGCTGGCCGACACTTTGGAGCCCGTGCATCCTACGCCTGTCCCCATGGATACCATGTGGTGGGTCTGCAGAGTCGTCTTTGCCAGGCGGATGGCAATTGGGCCGGAGCTGAGCCGGCTTGCAAGCAGAACA TTTACTGCCTGAAGCCGCCGCAGATAGAGCATGCCCGCAATTCGGCGCTGCCGGAGCAGGAAACCTTCGACCTGGACTCCACGGTGCAGTACCATTGCCACACCGGCTATGTGACCAATGGATTCCCCCGGGCCAAGTGCCTGGCCATCGACAACCTGGCCAGTTGGTATGGGCCGGATATTCAGTGCGAAC CTCGATCCTGTGGCCAGCCACCGGATCCGGCCTATGGCTGGCATGCCGGCGAGTGCTATACCTATGGTTGCAAGATCACCTACAATTGCGGCACCGGATACGAGTTGGTGGGCAAACATGAGCGGTATTGCCAGTCGGATGGATCGTGGACGCCCAAGGAGCTGCCCACCTGTGTCT TGGTCACCTCGGTGGTGTGTCCCACTCCGGAGAACCCCAAGAACGGCAAGGCCACCTACACCACGCTGGCCTACAACTCGGTGGTCAGCTACGAGTGCCGCTACGGCTACACCCTGATGGGCGAGAGCTCCAGTCGCTGCGGAGCGGATCGCAAGTGGAGCGGCATGCTGCCCACCTGCAAGG AGATCAACTGCGGCCATCCCGGAGTGCTGTACAACGGCTGGATCGAGAACATCGAGGCGGGCACAGGACTGGGGGCCAGCATAATATTCCGCTGCCAGCCGGAGATGATGATCAATGGcctgggctcgagcgtctgcCAGATCGACGGAAGGTGGCGAAACGCCTTGCCCGAGTGCTTGGCGCCCTGTGTGGTGCCCACCATCTCGCAGGGCAATGTCTACCCCATCGAGATAACCACGGATGAGAATGGGACTACGATCATCCATCCGCCGACGACCACAACGCAGTCGCCCACTCAAACGCAGAGCATCGGCATAGGCGGAGTGGAGAAGGTCAAGCATGGAACGGCACTGGAGGTCAAGTGCGATGAGAACTACGAGTTTCCCGTCTCCCTGCTCAGTCCGCCCACGTGCAACAATGGCACGTGGAGCATCATTCCACGCTGCGTGCCCGCCAGGTGCAAGAGTATGCCGAGGCCACCCAAACACGGCATGGTGATGGCTCCCAAAACGGAGCACGGCATGAAGGCGCGTTTCAAGTGCAAGGATGGCTTCAAACTGGTCAGTCCCGAGGGCAAGGATGTGACGGATCCGCATGACTATGTGCTCACCTGCTCCTTTGGCAACTGGACGGGGGAGACGCCCAAGTGCGACGAGGTCTTCTGCTCCTTTCCCGGCTACATACCCAACGGAAAGGTGCTGCTCGTCGGCAACATGGGGCTCTACGACTACCGACCGTATGTGAAGAAGATCGTGAACAACAAGCAGATCATGTACGATTGCGATAAGGGCTATGTCTTGGAG GTGGGTCCTCCGGGTGCCACGTGTGTGGGTGGCAAATGGCGTCCATTGGATCTGCCGCAGTGCCTCCTGGGTCAGCATCCTCGACTTCGCTGGAATCGCCGCAGACGTCGTTCCCTGGAGATTCGCCAGCTAAGATCCATGTATCTCCTGCGACGGCAGCGAGATCTTCAAAGACAGCTTATCGAAAATGAGAAGTATATCAAAGCAG TGACCAATACTGTCCAGCCAACGGCTCACCGGGTGAAGCGCAATGCCAGTCCCCATCCGAATCCGCAGCCCTACCCCTCGGACGTCGACCTGGCCTTCTCAAAGTACTACCAAAAGATCAAGGAGCGATATCAGCGATATGTCCGGAAGATGCTCGGTCGTGACCGGATCTACCAGAAGCTTCACGCCCAGAACACAGTTAGCAGAGTGGGCAACAACCTGAATGCCCACCACGATGGCGGGCAGGTGATGATGCGGGGCAAGTCCAACTTCAGGGAGTTCGAGAATGGGAACAACTATCTGGGAGGTGGAACAGGAGGTGGAGTAGGAGCAGGAGTGGTTGCCCTGCCCAACATCAACCAGGCATCGCGGAATCAGGTGACGCACCTAAATCGCACTCCCAAAGAGGAGCTACTATCCAATGGATCCCCGCCGGTGGCATCGCGCAGCTTCCATGTGAACGCCACCAGATCCTACATGGATCAATTGAAGTCTCAGATAGTGCGACGCAGGCGCAAGAGGAGCTCCAGCATTGGACAGGCGCCACCTCCTTCGGGGGCCACTCTCACGGATGCGGAAGTGGACATTAGCGATGGAGGAGAGGCCGGAGGAAAGGGTGGCGGAGGCAAACGATTGCGAGGACCCTGCGAGGATCTCGACTGGGACTCCTTTGGCAACGTGACCATATTGCGTCCGGGCAAGGTTCCGGGCAAAAATGCCGTGGGCATCATGCTGCATCTGGAGTGCAACGCCGGATTCAAGCTGAACATCAAGGGTGACAATGTAACGGCAAGGTGCATCCGGGGAATCTGGAAGCCGGAGACGCCCAAGTGCCTGTCCGCTCCCTGCTTGGTGCCCGCCGTGGAGCACGGGCAGTACTTCAAGGTGGAGCCCCACACCAAACAGCTCAGCGACAAGCCCTCGCTCACCCCGCTCTCCACCTACGAGGAGATCCAGTCGAACGAGTTCATCACCCTGGAGTGCGAGGATGGGTTCAACATTCAG GGCTCTGCTCAGCTGCGTTGTGCCCATGGATCCTGGTCGGTAAACGCCTTCTCCGAGTGCACATCGGTACCTTGCACGCTGCCCAATATTCCAGGAGTAATCTACGAT GGGGGCTACCGGGCAGGATTGACGATTGGCCACGGAAGCAGCGTAAGCGTACGCTGTGAACTCTCCACGAACGCCAATCCCATCGAGATGTCCTGCCACAAGGGCATCCTCACACCACCCAGTATTCCTTGCGAGTCGGGCCTAAGGAAGTCCCGTGAGGAGCTGGagcatgccacgcccactccacATCCCAAGGTGGAGCACAACGAACTGGACAACGATAATGATCACCATGACAATAGCACCGACGAGCACGACGACATGAAGATGTGTGGTCCTCCCATGCTCACGGATGGCGCCCTGGTCTACAA AAATGCCGACCATCCAGAGCTTGATGGCGCCTACGAGAGCGGCACTGAGATTTTCTTCAACTGCATTCCAAATGCAGCCGGGGATCGGCAGACGTGGCGCATCATCTGCGACAATGGACTGTGGATAGGACGATCCTACAACTGTG AAAACGGAACATGTGTGTTCAGAAACAACGAGGCTAATGTGGTTAGTTTTTATAATGACCTGGAGATCCGTGAGGACGTAGTGGACTTTCCTCCAGGAGCCACAATTATATCTAG ATGTATGGACATTGGTAAATTTTCGATGACCGGCAGCCACGAGAGGACCTGCATCCACTCGGAGTGGACCAACACCAAGCCCGTGTGCTCTGGTCTAAACCAGGAGAACGACTATGCAA TGGAGAAGGCTCCAACTATCCTGTTCCGACACCAAAACGGACCCATCGCCCAGAGCAACGATGGCAAGCTGATCGTTTATCCCGGAACCACTCTGCACATGGAGTGCCTGTGGATGCGACGCTTCGGCAACCCCAAGTGGAACGTCAGTCATACGCACAA GAACTACACGGAGGGCTGGGTGACCGAGGCGGACGAGGGTCGCGACTCGACGCTGGAGTACCGCCTGAGCATCGTGGACGCGGCCAGCGACGACTCCGGGTTCTACTCGTGCATGACCCCCGCTCGCCATGAGCACACCGTGGAGGTGGTGGTGCGAGCGATCAACTGCCCGGAGATACCGATGCGACGTGGCCTGATCGTGAACACCAACGATACCAAGCTGAGCACGCGGGCGCTGCTGTCCTGCGCGAATGGGAACTCCTTGATTGGCGCCTCGGAGCTGTTCTGCCTGCCGAGTGGCAATTGGAGCGCACCGCTGCCGGTCTGCGAGAGCGTCGAGTGCGGCGACATCCCGCTGGGCATGGGCAGCAACGCCAGCTCGCCGCGCGTCTCTGTGCTGTCGCGTGAGGTGGGCGGCCGGGCGGCCTTCTCGTGCTCCTCCGGCTACGGGCTGCGCGGCCCCTCCGAGGCCATCTGCAATCCCACGGGCGAGTGGTCAGCGCCGCTGCCCACCTGCGTCGAGGTGCAG TGCGACAATCCGGGAGCGCCGCAAAATGGTTACGCCCAGGGCTCGGCTCCTTATCGTGCCGGCGACGTGGTCCAGTTCAATTGCAACCCGGAGTACATGATGCAGGGCCAGCCGATCATTGCGTGCCAGGACAATGGGCGCTGGTCGGGCGGCCTGCCCAAGTGCGTGCAGGCCTGCTCCTATCCGGGCACTGTCATCAGCGGCCGGATGTCCTCCGTCAAGTTCTACTACGCCATCGGCGAGAGCATCACCTTCACCTGCGATGCCGGATTGGATTTGCGTGGCTCCAAGGTGCTCAAGTGCCTCAAGAACGGCAAGTGGTCCAGCGCCATACCCACGTGCGTGACCAACGATGGCCCAGccggtggaggaggaggtggcggtggtggaggAGCAGGGGGATCCGGATCCGTTGGCTCCAACAAGCACCTGGCCAGCAGCATGGGCTAG
- the LOC108032643 gene encoding protein lev-9 isoform X2, with translation MNRLLLQCLVTTILVYKVISVPTSTMSTSIQTTSEIPQQDDDDDDWEEDDDSLESDDDGRVYKNPRNSPSTECPRDEEQATLLGQKCLRKCSSDEDCKSKKKKCLCDGVCGNSCIKPDRECPELAQPSLGQVTVAGRHFGARASYACPHGYHVVGLQSRLCQADGNWAGAEPACKQNIYCLKPPQIEHARNSALPEQETFDLDSTVQYHCHTGYVTNGFPRAKCLAIDNLASWYGPDIQCEPRSCGQPPDPAYGWHAGECYTYGCKITYNCGTGYELVGKHERYCQSDGSWTPKELPTCVSDSANVTTTQASLS, from the exons ATGAAtcgcctgctgctgcagtgTCTGGTGACCACCATTCTGGTCTACAAAG TGATTTCGGTGCCCACCAGCACGATGAGCACCAGCATCCAGACCACCTCGGAGATTCCGCAgcaggacgacgacgacgacgactggGAGGAGGATGACGACTCCCTGGAGTCGGATGACGATGGACGGGTCTACAAGAACCCCCGCAACTCGCCCTCCACGGAGTGCCCCCGGGATGAGGAGCAGGCCACCCTGCTTGGCCAGAAGTGCCTGCGGAAATGCTCCTCCGACGAGGACTGCAAGAGCAAGAAGAAGAAGTGCTTGTGCGACGGCGTCTGCGGCAATTCCTGCATTAAACCAG aTCGCGAATGCCCTGAGCTCGCTCAGCCCAGTTTGGGCCAGGTCACAGTGGCTGGCCGACACTTTGGAGCCCGTGCATCCTACGCCTGTCCCCATGGATACCATGTGGTGGGTCTGCAGAGTCGTCTTTGCCAGGCGGATGGCAATTGGGCCGGAGCTGAGCCGGCTTGCAAGCAGAACA TTTACTGCCTGAAGCCGCCGCAGATAGAGCATGCCCGCAATTCGGCGCTGCCGGAGCAGGAAACCTTCGACCTGGACTCCACGGTGCAGTACCATTGCCACACCGGCTATGTGACCAATGGATTCCCCCGGGCCAAGTGCCTGGCCATCGACAACCTGGCCAGTTGGTATGGGCCGGATATTCAGTGCGAAC CTCGATCCTGTGGCCAGCCACCGGATCCGGCCTATGGCTGGCATGCCGGCGAGTGCTATACCTATGGTTGCAAGATCACCTACAATTGCGGCACCGGATACGAGTTGGTGGGCAAACATGAGCGGTATTGCCAGTCGGATGGATCGTGGACGCCCAAGGAGCTGCCCACCTGTGTCT CGGATAGCGCAAATGTAACCACCACCCAAGCGTCGTTGTCCTAG